The Castanea sativa cultivar Marrone di Chiusa Pesio chromosome 4, ASM4071231v1 sequence CACACCCAcagtcagcaactcctcaacaaGTCGTAAGCAATGTTGTCTTTGAAAGGTacataagtattttttttgtgtaaagttgcgatttacaactatgttttatgttggctttattccatgacaaaatatgttgtaattgctttaattttgttcgttgtattttatgggattttattgtagtaggtttagtattaagttggtgaagaatcgagcataaaatgaagaattagtgaatttcgcgagtgtctcgctagaagctaacccgcgaaagagccacatgagaagcacatgctggaagctgaagagtcatgccagcctggaggatttcGAGAGTGTTTCGCGATTAAGCCTTCTcacgagatacccgcgaaactctctgcctggaggatttttaagtatgactttcttacccttcatcCATACTATATCTACCCTCATTAACTACAAAAGCATGAGAGGTCAtaccttagtgagaaatcattctagcctcttctccttccctctttcATTGTCATACCTTAAAAGGAGATTTTTACCCAAACATAGcccacacattttcagagtgtagagagtgttttggagcttgggaagttttagggatttgccaaaagaagccagtgAGGCTTGGCAGAAGCAATCGGGCATATTGTAGAATCTAGAAAGCTAGAAAAGatacggttccgagaagccttgttggagtagaagcttggagggcttagatGCATTGGTTGGattaggcttggaaggtctCTTACTATTCGTGTATTCCAACTTATTGtttagtggatcgatttaccgcttggagggcgacgGAGAGGTATTTTGccaagttcttcagtttcctcttcgataacacatcttggtgttatcttgtggttgcatctctcttcccttactgttgtgctttacttttattatttgttattcttgttttatgcactagagtagttatcggtttattgcacttcatttactcttgttccgcacttagataagttagagtaaaaacaatctAACTGTAAttttaattgggggtctaaacaagcttttgtgttttcacacaaatccgagctttcaattggtatcagaacgggtacacttgttttggttttattacctaagtgcgatccTTAACCCCTTAAGTGTTTTTCCatggatagtgttttgtatgcttctatggatGTTTTGGATGTTGTTGAgtgtaacatgccatgtgtttgtgaaaatgcctctatgagtgttaaTCCTCAAAATTGTGATGAtatgttacatgaatctatggatgttgttgttgatattccaaatgtcaaactcttaaagaaaaatgctaagaaGTTTCATGAGAATTTTAGCAAGTTCATTTGTGAAAATGATGATctgattgctaagctcaataaatccaataaattgattgaaaagtataaaaaacTTGCTGAacattctcttgaaaaactaaacgagtttgaatgtttgaatatggacttggatgctaaacttgttttgtataACAAACTAGTTGATGAtcttaaatgtgaaaatgaatctcttaagatgcatgccaagtgtttgattgttgaacctattgctaaaaatgaagaaattcttTGTTGGAATCATGTTGTGGTGCCtgatttttttcctattgtGTGTTCTACCTCAAAGGACAAATTGGTGTACACTCCTCCAcgcaaaagaaattaaaaggtgGAGAGAAAGGCTCTTAAGCCAAAGCCTTCATTTAGGTCTCAATTTAAGGTTTTtgatggatctaagtttgttctaacttgtcaccattgtggtgtgatTGGCCATATAAGACCTCAATATCCAAAGTTGAGAGAACAAAACCATATTGctagacccccccccccccccccaacactACATTCCATCTACCACGTATGTATTTTCTACTACTAGGTTGACGGCAGAGACCTAAATAGAATCGATTTTCTGATTTTAGGGACTGACTTAGGAGCAAAATCAATTTAGAGATCAAAATGAGAATTGGCctaaaatgtagggatcaaCAGTGTATTTTCGCCTTGATTTTAAACATAtcactcaaataaataaaaaaggaaaaagctaAATAAAGATTTTGATATCACTATACTTTTATTGACCATCTCAATCATAAATGTCATGCCCCAAACCCAACCAAGAGGGTTAAGCACGCAACAATAGCTGCACACTTACACAGTTTTCACCTTATTACAAGCATTCAAGGCCTTCAAATAGCATTAATAAACCTCAACAATTGACATATTAGATCAAATCCAATTAAGTACAAAAGTCCAACCATAATAATAATCTTCCAACATCACAAAGAAAAggtaaactaatttttttttttttttgacaaacaaacacacacacacaaggaagaggaaaagagattctaacacaaaggcacaccacaacttcactcaaaagtcatggtaacttttaaggaagTGTGGGGCAAGTTATACTATACAAAATACACTCTCTTAAACAATGTGGGACAAttacccattcttttttctttttctttttttagaaataaatacacacacacaagggagaagGAAACTAAATCTTTTAAAACTAAGAgtctaaactaaaaataatttttaaacataaaagtcCAAATCTTATTCCAATGATTCCTAAACTTCACTCATACGCACATTCCAACGGAAGCCTAAACACATGCTACTCTTTCTTATCAAAATCTGAAAGGGGAAAGAGAGGGGCGAGTTGACAACTCAATTGTTaaccaaatacaaaattagTTGAGACAAGCATATAGATTgacaaaataatacattttacaTAAGAACGAATACTTCGCATATGTCAAAGATTATAATATACAAtgagtttcaaaataaacatGAGAAGTTTCATAGAATTAAAATAGTTCATATATTCAAACATatttcatattcttaacaatcttttatgactatggtcacgctatatCCTCATAACTAGGCATCAGATTCAGATTAAACTAGTTTCGTGTAATGTATATCCCCCATTAGTTGGGTCCAAAAACACGATAAACTCATGATGCCTAGATAGAACTAGTTTCGGTACCAATGAATAAATGTCATTGGTTGGGTATCAAAGTTCAAAATATAGTCAGATTGTCCAAAGTCATAGTTCAAATATTAAATCATTGTTCAAAAACATATATTtcattcaaataaatatataaaataatatatttagtaatcaaatatatttatgataaattctttattctttactttaaataAATAGAGCTaacaattgaaattaaattataacAATTGTAGAACAATAATTAGTAGATAAAATACAGTAATATAAGCAAAAGTAAAACTAATTAGAAGAAATGTTACTTACTACAATTAGCTCACTACAAAAGAACTTCTCCCTAACTCGTCCTCTAAAATCCTTAGTtatcacctaaaaaaaaaacaattcaggTACCATTTACTccataatcaaataatttaagaaaaaattataatagtacctgaccataaataaataaaaaaataaataaaactattaaaaatattcaatgaTTTCTCATTAACTCTCCTTGTAAAGGACAAAATAGCACCACAGAGGACTTATCCTGTATTTTGGAACCAtcgttaatatatatatatatatatatatatatatatatatatatatatatatatatatggattttactaatgtgtaCCCTAAGGGAAATTTGGAAAAAGTttatcgaaaattgaaaaagttttgacaacttttttaattcccaattaaactttttcaaaaatgaatttgttaatatatatattttttattttttatcaccAAAATTAAAGTCTAGCAGACTATTGGACTTACGGTCACCAAGCCTAGCAAATAGTCCACTGTTTCTCGTACCAAAAATCCATGGTCATAATATTTTCTTGAGTCCGATTAATGTGTGCCATAAGGGCACATATTAACCGGATccaaatagaattttattaacaTGTGCCCTAAGAGCACAcaataatatactatttttggaaaaaagttttatgaaaaattgaaaaagctgtcaaaatagagaattatttttttatttttccataaaaagtttcctaaaatggattacTAATATATGCTCTGAGGTCACACATTAGTAAATCCCAACATGAACATAATAATCTATAGTTTCTATCCGCAGACAACGCAACAATAGCGACTTAGGGCTCCTTCAATAATGTTGTTctaataacgttgtttgtattttttgaaaatacgagtggatgaaaaagtgtgtaaaaatacgtgtaatgttgtttaaacactaaaaactgttgTATAAAATACACTACCAAACAGTCTCTTAACATCTGGTTAAAATTTCTCCCAAGATATTTATATCATAAAACTCATAGGATATTTAAAAAGTCTCTAGTTAAAATTACTCAcataaaaatattctaatttCATATAAAAGTTAGATTTGACGAATGATGAGATTTCTTAGGCTCTTACCTTAAGTATGTCATCAGTTTTTCTCTACTTGAATATTCTGAGCCATCTCCTCTCTCGAAATATCTGTAATTATACGCTGACTTAATTGGCCTATAAATAACTAGATTTCAACCTTAGTTTCTAAGAACTCCTTtaacaatattaattattaaattgacACTACAAAAAGATTTACTTAAACACCCTACTTTTtttaagtctctttttttttcccgagTATTACAATAAATAAGATATTCGTCAATCAAAATTTGTGGTGCATTACTAGTTTTAGTAGCAACAAATTTACAGATGATAATCATAGGCAGAGGTATATTTAGAATTGGGCCAACAACATTGCAGTAGTTATTTGTCAAGAGGGGTGCACAAATACGTTCAATGGTCCCAAATTAATATAGAAatcaaaatacccaaaacaTTTGGAGCTTAGTAATGTGCCTAGCAATTTGCCTCTTCGCAAGtaaagaattattattttttctctcaatttgttggaaaaagtatttaaaaaaattagtaaattgattttgattttgtacGCTTTAGGCAGTTTTAATAGTGTTATTTaataaattctataaaaaaaatttacttaataaataataaattaaaaaattagaaagacaatacctttttcatataatttttatgcacaatttaaaaaaaaaattgaaccttttaacaaaatttttacagtcaacttataaatttttgCAGAAGTCCACAAAAGGTAAAAATGAGCACAAACATAAACACGaacataaacataacaaaaaatttaaaaaaaatattgtgatttttacctttataaaatatgaacttttggttttaaatatatatataataaaaataaaataaaaaggaaaaactaaatCAAGATATTAATATCACTATGGgcataaaataaagaaatgaacataataataataataataataagtgattTTTAACTTTCTAAAATATCACTCTTTGGTTTTAAACGTATGtcactcaaataaaataaaaaaggaaaaactaaatCAAGATATAGATATCACTATACTTTTATTGACCATCTTGATCATAAATAAGATATTTGTCGATCCACATTTGTGGTGCATTACTAATTTTGAGATGGTTCTTGGCCATTGAGCAATGTGCCGTGACCTTGTGGGCGTATCATTTAGTCTTATAATTGTTAAGCGTACCACTAAGTTTAAGTAAGGTAATGTACTATCAAATTTGAGTTAAACACTCTAAACTatttaaaatcaaaactttttaaaggaaaCACTCAAATTAATTGTCAACAACCCTTTTACGTagtctttattaaaataaaagtaataaaataataaaacccaaCTCCACTATGCATACACATAATAGAACTactaatattaaagaaaatactaaCTTTACTCATTGAATCAAATGCAAAATACAGTTCCAAAGATTGTGCGAGAGAGATAGAGTCAGAGAACAAGTGAGATGGCAGCGGACATTCTAAAGTgtgtaagtttttgtttttgttttttatatttttaaattattatcgACATATTTTCTTAATCACACAAACCTTGAGTTGCATCTTAGTAAAAAGTCTAATGACACAAAAatcttcaataatttttttcaccatTGTTGAGAGTTGAGACAAATATGATATGATTGATGTACAATAAAAGTGTAGTTAATGAGGAATCCATATGAGTGTCTTTACATTAATCATAATTTATCACTTCAATATGTTGTGAAAATGATGTATTTATGTGAGAGTGTCTTTACATTAATCACAATTTATTACTTTAACAAATTGGGAAGATACTTGTAaatagttttgtgttttgtttctcTAGCGTTAGTAGCACACTGGGCATTCTTTTCAAATCGAAGGATGGCCCACGTAAGGGCTATTGAAACCGATGATATGCATTCACTACCATAAACATATACACATTCCTAAGCATATGGATTGGTTTTCTACCTTTTCTTATCCACGAAATCTCTCCATTGAATAAAACAGAGAAGCATACTTTGTACACCAACAAAACAGTCTCTATAGTGAAGATACAAATCCAGGAGAAATTCTTCAAGAAGAAAATGTTACGCAGTCCTAAATTCTTGCAATCCTCTCAATTCCTTCATCCTCCAATACCACCATCACATCCTCCACAACTTCAAAACATGCCCACTCTCACACCTTTTCCTATCATCAAACAATGCTGCAAATTCTCACGGAGAGAGCTTGCAATTGGAAGCAGTTCTTCGTTGCTTCTCCTCTTGGGCTTTCAAAATCTTGAGCCGTTCCTCCAGTCCAGGGCACAAGCTGAAGAAAACATAGCAGACACCAACATAAATGAAGGACAAGAGGAAAACTCAAACGCCACTCCCAATTGCACCAATAAAAACCCAACAAGGAAAGCATTCCTCGATATATCCATCGATGGAGAACCTGTTGGTCGCATCATCATTGGGCTATATGGGGATGATGCTCCGGCTGGAGCTGCTAGATTCAGTAAACTTGTCAGTGGAGCTGCTGGTATAAGCTACAGAAGAAAAGAGTTTATTAAAATCATGCCGAATTATGTTCAACATGGTGGAGTTAGATCCTATGGTGTGGATGTTGAGCTTGCAAAGAGCACAGGAAGTGATTTGACAGCTGAAAGTCTCATTGATGAATGGCAGAGATCATATGAGAAGTGTCCAGGGACAAAGAACCTGGCTGGAACTGTGAGCATCATTG is a genomic window containing:
- the LOC142631694 gene encoding peptidyl-prolyl cis-trans isomerase CYP26-2, chloroplastic translates to MLRSPKFLQSSQFLHPPIPPSHPPQLQNMPTLTPFPIIKQCCKFSRRELAIGSSSSLLLLLGFQNLEPFLQSRAQAEENIADTNINEGQEENSNATPNCTNKNPTRKAFLDISIDGEPVGRIIIGLYGDDAPAGAARFSKLVSGAAGISYRRKEFIKIMPNYVQHGGVRSYGVDVELAKSTGSDLTAESLIDEWQRSYEKCPGTKNLAGTVSIIVRNPLKPPPKLKVVARQGKLEIDQEEVGIDPNGTEFAITTEDSPELDSSALVVGKILGGMEVVERIGQVKTVNENTSSPYFRVAKLIGDKRAVVAERGFNRPYSKVVVTNCGLIE